A stretch of Lathyrus oleraceus cultivar Zhongwan6 chromosome 6, CAAS_Psat_ZW6_1.0, whole genome shotgun sequence DNA encodes these proteins:
- the LOC127095249 gene encoding uncharacterized protein LOC127095249 yields MEEVIAKKRPTVEELVAWKEKCNAISLGQRIPNKHKDPGMVTISCIIKERMFKKVLIDSGASVSLMPLSIYHKLGIMNVSSTRKNLKFADHSIKNAYGMAEDVLVTIGELSFPVDFVIIDIHEDEETPIVLGRPFTRTSRCNLDMDQGTLTLKVHDDEITLNDIEKRKLEVEKEHHYQVGMIRTNVRKQSNIPTSEKDTRMSSQLSPPPLATPNEKIPSSRPK; encoded by the coding sequence atggaagaggtaatcGCCAAAAAGAGACCAACGGTAGAAGAACTGGTAGCCTGGAAGGAAAAGTGTAATGCAATATCACTAGGTCAGAGAATTCCAAACAAACATAAGGATCCTGGAATGGTCACAATATCATGCATAATAAAAGAGAGAATGTTCAAAAAGGTACTAATtgattctggagctagtgtgagtctgatgccattatcaatctatcacaAGTTGGGCATTATGAACGTCAGTAGTACAAGGAAAAATCTGAAGTTTGCAGATCACTCGATAAAGAATGCATATGGGATGGCAGAAGACGTGCTGGTGACAATAGGGGAATTGagttttcctgttgattttgtgaTCATAGACATACATGAAGATGAAGAGACACCTATCGTTCTTGGTCGACCATTCACGCGgacaagtcgatgcaatctcgacatggaCCAAGGCACATTAACTTTAAAAGTTCATGATGATGAAATAACATTGAATGATATTGAAAAAAGGAAGCTAGAGGTAGAAAAAGAACATCACTATCAAGTAGGCATGATCAGGACAAATGTGAGAAAGCAAAGTAACATACCAACATCAGAAAAAGATACAAGAATGTCTTCTCAACTATCACCACCTCCATTAGCAACTCCGAATGAAAAAATTCCTAGTTCCAggccaaaataa